A single window of Streptomyces cathayae DNA harbors:
- a CDS encoding nucleoside hydrolase — translation MTRKIILDCDPGHDDAIALLLAHGNPDIDLVAVTTVVGNQTLEKVTRNALSVARIAGITGVPFAAGCPRPLVRAIETAPDIHGETGLDGPVLPEPTLELDRRHAVDLIIDTVMSHEPGEITIVPTAGLTNIALAARKEPRIVERVREVVLMGGGYHEGNWSAVAEFNIIIDPEAAHIVFNESWPVTMVGLDLTHQALATPEVAERIAAVGTKPAKFVGELLDFFGATYKEAQGFEHPPVHDPCAVAYVIDPSVMTVRKAPVDVELSGGLTLGMTVTDFRAPAPADCHTQVAVELDRERFWDLVVDALERIGDVEA, via the coding sequence ATGACCAGGAAAATCATCCTCGACTGCGACCCCGGGCACGACGACGCCATCGCACTGCTGCTGGCGCACGGCAACCCCGACATCGACCTGGTCGCCGTCACGACCGTGGTCGGGAACCAGACGCTGGAGAAGGTGACCCGCAACGCCCTGTCCGTGGCGCGCATCGCCGGGATCACCGGTGTGCCCTTCGCCGCCGGCTGCCCGCGACCGCTGGTGCGGGCCATCGAGACAGCGCCGGACATCCACGGCGAGACCGGTCTGGACGGACCGGTGCTGCCCGAGCCGACCCTCGAGCTGGACCGCCGGCACGCCGTCGACCTCATCATCGACACGGTGATGTCGCACGAGCCCGGCGAGATCACCATCGTCCCGACGGCGGGCCTGACCAACATCGCCCTCGCCGCGCGCAAGGAGCCCCGCATCGTCGAGCGGGTCCGCGAGGTCGTCCTGATGGGCGGCGGCTACCACGAGGGCAACTGGAGCGCGGTCGCCGAGTTCAACATCATCATCGACCCCGAGGCCGCCCACATCGTCTTCAACGAGAGCTGGCCGGTCACCATGGTCGGTCTCGACCTGACGCACCAGGCGCTGGCGACGCCCGAGGTCGCCGAGCGGATCGCCGCGGTCGGCACCAAGCCCGCCAAGTTCGTCGGCGAGCTGCTGGACTTCTTCGGCGCCACCTACAAGGAGGCGCAGGGCTTCGAGCACCCGCCCGTGCACGACCCGTGCGCGGTCGCGTACGTGATCGACCCCTCCGTCATGACGGTACGCAAGGCTCCCGTGGACGTCGAGCTCAGCGGCGGTCTGACCCTGGGCATGACCGTGACGGACTTCCGCGCCCCGGCGCCGGCCGACTGCCACACCCAGGTCGCGGTCGAGCTCGACCGCGAGCGGTTCTGGGACCTCGTGGTGGACGCCCTCGAGCGGATCGGTGACGTCGAGGCATGA